GCCAACGTTGGCCAAAGGTGCTGGCAGGGGGCCTGGACCCCGAGGTGGGTGCCCCAAAAAGGGCTGGGCGCAAGCGGTCAGAGCCCTGTCCTAAGGTGCTTGCCCCCAAGCGGCACCCACAAAGGAGTGCAGGAGGTGGGCCTTTGTGTGGGGATCCAACCAGGGCCTTCCCTAGCCTGGCCGCCATGACCCCACCCGCTCCAGATGCGGGCACCAGGGGCCCTCCACCTGCCTGGGACAGTCAGTGTGGTGGCCCAGGCCCCACCTGGCTTCCTGATCCCCAGGGCAGGTGTGGAGCTGGAGACCCTGTGGGATGCAGGCCACAAGGGCCAGAGCAGGACAGCATCCTGCCCCCTGGTGTCCTCTGCACTCTTGCGGGGCAGGAGTCTAGGGTGGAGACTATGCCTCCCCTCCAGTGACCCGCACCCCGTACCCTTCCCTCCAGGTCGGTGCTCCCGATGCACAATGGTGCtgtcctggcccctggccccccagcccccctccaAGAGGCTCCCTTCCCCGTGTCGGGCTCCCTAAAAAGCTGCAGGGCTGAGAGAAGTCCCACCTGGAACAAAGTGACACTGTACACAAACACTGCATCACCTCGGGGGCTGTGTGGCCGCCCGCCGGGCCGCCCTGTCCTCCGCACGCACATGCGTGGGTCTGCCCCACAGCGGGCCCAGCTCCGCCGCTGCCCCCTCGCCCACCCTCGCTCCCCGCCTGAGCTCAGCCACCGCCGGCCTCGGGAGGGGGGTGCCCAGGGCGCCGGGGCAGGAGACCCCACCGCCGCTGTTGGCGCAGGTGCTCCAGGAGGTCTGACGGCTGCGGTCGCTTCGCTCAGGAAAACCTAACAACTAAGACGACCCTCCAGTCAGGAGGAGCAGCCTCCCCTCAGCTCTGACTTGTGACCTATTTAAGACCCACCGCCCCTTGTCTGCCCCGCCGTCCGCAGGACTGTTCGGTTTCCTTCCCAAGCCCCCGTCCCCACGCTGATCTGTAGCGCAGACGGGCTTGGCTTTGTCGTCCAGTAGCTTGTTGTTTCAGCGGGGgcgctgcccctccctccctgagggaACCCCTGCACTGCACTTCCACCTCTGGACTCTAATAAAATACCTGTTTTCACTTGAACCTGGTCTGGTGTCAGCATTCCTTCCTGGTGGTGACACTGCCAGGCCCTGGAGAGCCAGGGGGTCCcgggctgtgtgggggagggggccgcgcctggcagaaaggaggagggatgCCCCCAGCTCAGGGGGACCCAGCCTTGCACCTGACTAGGTCAGGCCCATCCAGGGCAGCCAACTTCTTGATTAACTGAAACCAGCTGATCACGGACTTTAACACCACCTGCAAAATCCTTCCCAAGGCCCCACCTGCACTCAGACAGGCCTGTGAGCACCAGAGACCCTGTGGGGTGgggccctcctccctgcctttcctatCTCTGGATTCGAGGCCTCCCCTACTCTGTTTGGGTGGCCTagccccttcctcccaccagccTCACTGCCCTTGGGGGCCGGCTTTGATGGTGTGGCGCCGCCGGCCTGCGGAACACTCGCTGTACCACCATCCCCGTGTGGAAAAGAGGTACTTTTATTTGAACAGAACAAACTGGCCGCCCCAAGGGCAAACCTTCCAGCTCTGCCCAGAGGCGTCCGGCCAGGGCCTGTCCCTTCAGTAAGGGAATTCACAGCGGCCCCAGCGCGGCCCCACGCCCTTCACAGCTTCATCTCACTTTGTACATTCAGCCTGCACGGGGCAGGGGAGCTACGCCAGCCTCAGGCGCCCACCAGGCCAGGATGGACACTCCCAAGGGAGTGGGCACAACTCCTGGGAGTGGACACTCACCCCCTGACAGCAGCATGTGACACCGAGGTGCCAAGCCAGCCCAGAGGGCCCCAGTGCATCTGGAGACGGCTTGCTGGGCCGTTACTCCAAAAAGGCAGCCCTGCCCATTCTCACCGTTCTCGGGCTTTTGAAGTCTTTAAGCCAAGGTGCCTCCCACCACAAATCCAGGCTTGGCCAGGAAAGTCAGGGccagtgagggtggggagggctcacTCCCGCCCAGCAGGGAAGCCAGGGAGCCCCACCAGGGACTCACGCCTTCAGGCCGCTCAGCTGGAACCTGGCCTCCCCCGATATGCCGAACTGCTCCAGGGGGTCCTGTGTGGGGGGACAATGGGCAGGGCGGGTGAGCCCACACCCAGGAGGCCCCCAGCCCGGCCCgcgctccacccccaccccactgcacaCCTTGCCTGTCATCTTCTGCAGCTCGTTCCTGTAAAAGATGAGGCTCCTCCGCATGAACTCGTAACTGCGGAGGAGAGCGGTGTgagcccccagggccctgctctgccccagaCCCCCAGGCCGGCCCGCACCCTACCTGGCTCGACGCAGAGCTCCCATCCACTCCTGACACTGCTCCTCGCTGCAGCACTCAAAGTGGTACTTCCTCTCGGgatcctccaggaagcctgcagagggagcagcccCATGGGTCCCCGCTCACTCCCACCTTCTCATGCCCCAGGCCTCTGCTTCCTCTTGCTACTGTCCACAACTGTCCCCTCCTCCAACTCCAGCCTGAGCTCACTGCTTCCCACCAGCTGGCTGTCGGCTGAACTGGGTCCCCTCAAAACACATTTAAGTCTTAAAACATGTAAGACATTTTCTGAGACTATTACTCTTATCTGGTTGCAGGTCACTGCCGACCTGAACACTTAAAGTGAGGTCACGCTGGAGTAGGGTGAGCCTCTAACCCCAAAAGGCCTGGTACTCTTAGGAAAAGTGAAACGTGACACAACCACACAGGGGAGAGTATCTCATGAAGATAGAGGCAGAAGTGAGCTTCCACAAGACAAGAAACGCCAGAGGTGGGCAGAAACCCCCCAGAAGGTGGCAGAGAGCACGCGGAGCAGGTTCtccttcagaaggaaccagccatgAAGAAACTGATGTCGGACTGAGAAAAGTAAGTTTCTGCTGTTCAAGCCCTCCAGTCTGTGGCACTTtcttccagccccctccccaccccgggcaACTAGTAGAAGCTCCATCTTCCCCTGCAGACTCCACCCTCTCAAGACGACCCTGGAAAATCCTCCCAGTCCCCCGGCACTGGGCCCTCCCTGCTCGCAGGAGAAACAGTTACAGCTAAGCACCCCAAAAGGGCAGCGCTCCCCAAGCAGACAATGGCGGTATTTGGGGTTGCAGCTAGTAAGTGGCTTGGATGGGTGTGCTTGGCCTGGGCttcaaggggaggagggagcacgAGTGGGGCAGCTTGGGACACTGGATTCAGTCTGTCGGGACAAAAGTGGGGCGGGCGGGGCCAGGCGGCACTCACTGATGGAGAAGCCGCTGGGCTCTTCCTGGGTGATTCTGCAATGCTCCAGCAGCAGGGCTCCGACGGGCTGGGGGCAGACAGGCGCATGGAGGCGGGTGCACGGGACCAGCCAGCCTTCCAGCCCCGCCCCCCGATTCTAGTTtcccccctgccccgcccccagtcTCTaaccctggccccgcccccagtCTCCGCCCCCGACTTCCGACCCCGGCCCCGCCCACGACTCCGACCCCTCAACACCCGCAGCGGCCCCGACCCCCGCCCCGGCCCTCCCTACCGCCCTACCTCCGCCTCATCCGTCCGGAAGTAAAAGAGGAAATTGACCACCAGCTTCACCAGCCGCCGCTTCACCACTGCGGGCATAAGGCGGGCTCACACGGGCTCGGCGACTACCCACCCCCGCCTcccggccgcccgcccgcccacTCCGGCGCCCAGGGCCGCTCACCGCTGCCCTTCTTGGGGCCCCGCATACCCAGCTCGGCCGCCATCTCGGCCGGCTGCCGGGACAGTGCCTGCAGTTCCTTCTCGTTATAGCGCATGGCGCCGCCGCGACCCAGTACGCGGAGTGCGGGCCGCGCCCTCCCGGCCGCCCTCCCCGCTAGCGCCGCCGCCGGCGCCAAAAGCGTCCCACCGCGCCGTCCCGGAAGCGCAGCAGGAGCTGCCACGCCTGCGCGCTCCTGGGCCGCTCAGCCTGTCAATCACCGGCGGGGGGCCGTAGCGCCCCGGGGGCCTCGCAGAGCCTTCGTGGGGCGCACAGGATAGTGGGCAAGATGGGCAAGATTGTTATATATAACAGTGCAGTAAGGTGGACCCTCGGTGGGAGCGGAATAAAGTACCCCCACGACCGGAAGCGCCCTTTGCTAAAGTGAACGGAGCAGGCTTGAGGAAGGGAAGGACGTAATTCCCCATCCCGCGAGATCTGGCTCCGTGAGAATTAAGCCGAGCGGGAGACTGTCGAGAGCCGTTACGCATGCGCACTTCAGCTTCCGGCCTGCGTTCTTCCTTTCCTGGCGCCTCCGGAGCAGGTAGCCCGCGCCGCTGGGCGGGCCAGGCATGCGCACACGGAAATCCCCGCCCCGCCTGCCCTCGGAAGTGCTTTCTTAGCCACTGGCGCGCTTGCGCAAGACGAGGTCTTCGTGGCGGCGGTGGCGGCTGAATAGGCTACGGCCGTGCTTTGGTGGGTGCGGGTTTGGAGCGGCGCCGGGCGAGGGTGGCGACCCCCGGGGGATTCCCTGGAGGGGATTGGGCGAGGGGGGGCCTCGGCGGGAGCGCGGGCTGAGGGCGGGGGTCCGGCTCTGGGTAGGCCCGACGCCCCGCCCGCTCGGAATTCCGGCTGCAAAGGCCCGTTGGGTCGGGTCGGGGTGGGCGCTCCCGCGGCCCGGAGACTCGTCGATTGGTTCGCTGGCTCTGTGGGCCGGGACCCGCCCTAGGTCCTGAGGGGTGGGGGCGACGGCAGCCCTTGTGCCAGGCCCAGTAAGAAGTAAGGAAGGTCCGGGGCGGAGCGCCCGGCAGCGTGCCCGAGGCCAGCCGAGCCCGTTAGCTGGCCCCGTTTTGCAAGCGAATCCcggaggttaagtgacttccaCGCCTGTCACACTAGGTGCCCGGCCGCTCCTCCCTTCTGTCGATTGACAGCTCTGAAGGCCCGAAAGAGCTCGTAAATAGCATAGTTCTTTCTGGATGTGTGGGTTTAGACGTGGGCTGACTGCCGTGATTAGTGAGGTCTCGTTTGTGCCTTCCACCCACCCGCTCCAACCTCACCGTGCGATTCTGTGTCATAAGCTTTAGTCAAACCTCTCATCCTGTGTTCTAGGGCTGGAAGTACAGCTCGCTGCCCAGGCGGGTAGTGTGTTCAGCTCAGCCGCTTTTCTTGTacggttcacacacacacacacacacacacacacacacacacacacacacacacacaccccgaaaCAATTAATTTCTTCACTTTTCCTGTTAGCCTGACTTTTTGtctgttgttagttttttttcctcaaagcatCATCACCTCACACACTGATCAGTTGTGTTTTCCCCACAGGTTTAAACAAATGGATGACTTTTCCCATTTCCCCGTAGAAAC
The genomic region above belongs to Camelus ferus isolate YT-003-E chromosome 22, BCGSAC_Cfer_1.0, whole genome shotgun sequence and contains:
- the PLEKHJ1 gene encoding pleckstrin homology domain-containing family J member 1 isoform X1; this encodes MRYNEKELQALSRQPAEMAAELGMRGPKKGSVVKRRLVKLVVNFLFYFRTDEAEPVGALLLEHCRITQEEPSGFSISFLEDPERKYHFECCSEEQCQEWMGALRRASYEFMRRSLIFYRNELQKMTGKDPLEQFGISGEARFQLSGLKA
- the PLEKHJ1 gene encoding pleckstrin homology domain-containing family J member 1 isoform X2: MRYNEKELQALSRQPAEMAAELVVKRRLVKLVVNFLFYFRTDEAEPVGALLLEHCRITQEEPSGFSISFLEDPERKYHFECCSEEQCQEWMGALRRASYEFMRRSLIFYRNELQKMTGKDPLEQFGISGEARFQLSGLKA